The segment CCGTGGTAAGCTTCTGCGTACGTTGTTGTCGTCATAGGCGTCGTCATCGTGTCCTCCTCTCGTCGAGAGAGGCCACATCGGACCACAGCGGGCCGCTGCCGTATAGTCAACAATCTGGACTCCACAATCGGATGCGGATGCGCAACACTGCTGTTGTGAGGACGACTGTCATGAGGACATACGGCCAGTACTGCCCCATCGCCCGTGGCGCCGAGATTTTCGCCGAGCGCTGGACGCCGCTGATCATCCGCAACCTGCACCTTGGCTGCGGAAACTTCAGCGAGATTTTGGAGGGCGCGCCCGGACTCTCCCGGACCCTGCTCTCGGAGCGGCTCAAGCAGCTCGAATGGGTCGGTGTCGTCGAGTCGAATCCCAAGCCCGACGGGCGCGGGCGCCACTACGAGCTCACGTCCGCGGGCCACGACCTCTTCACGGTCTGCCAATCGCTCGGCGAGTGGGGCGCGCATTGGCTCGAGATCGCCCCCCAGCACCTAGACCCCTTTGTGGCCCTGTGGTCGATGTGCAAGGCGCTCCGCCGGGACCGGCTCCCGGATCGACGCGTCGTCATCCGCTTCGACTTCACCGGCCGCCCACACCGGGAGCGCTATTGGCTACTCATCGAGCTCGGAGACACCGAGATCTGCAAGACTTACCCTGGCTTCGACGAGGACCTCTACATCACGGCGGAAGCCGAAGCGTTCGTGAAATGGCACGCCGGCCGGCTCAGTTGGTCCCAAGCCACCCGCGAGGACCGCATCCAGCTCGACGGCGACCTGTCGCTCGCAAGAGCCTTCCCGACCTGGAACGCCCGCAGCAAGTTCGCCCACATCATGCCGGTCTCCCGCACCGCCACGAGTCATGCAGGTTGACATTCCGGATGCGGCCTCCCGATGCGGCACCGCACCGCCGGCGTGTGACCTGACCAAAACCCCCATATCTCAGATGCTATCCGGAATCGAAAGCCGCCGGATTGCCGATCGAACCACTCGCCTGAAACTCATATAGTTCGACGCACTGATGCCGAGCGCGGGCGTATTACCAAGGTTCGAAGACATCCAGTGCTTTGCCTGGCTACCTGGAGGGCGTTCGAATGGCCCAGACCTCTTTCGGCTTCAGCGGAGGTTTTTGACCGGTGATACGGCCCTAGTTCCAGCTGGGCAGGGCTTTCCTCCCCAAAGCCACCCTCCACATCAGCAGCGCTTGACCTTCAAGCAGCCCGATCATTGCGTGATGGCGACCATGAGGAACTCGTCACGGGATCCGCTCAGGCCGCGAAGGCGGCAAAGCGGTTGCGCGGCCTCGTCGCTTGGGTGGAAAAACCAGGCCGCATCACCACGGGCGAGGAGATTTCGGTGCGTGTCCCCGAGCAGTGGATTTACCGGGCCTGAGGCCAGGAATGGTCAGGGATAGCGCACCGGGCTCGACCAGTCCGGGTCTTCGTGCTTTTGCCAATAGGCCGCCATCAGGCGCCTGGTAATCGCGCCGACCTTGCCGTCCGCGACCGGAATACCGTCGATCATCGTCACCGGCATGATGCCGCCGGCGGTCGAGGTGATGAAGACCTCATCGGACTGACGCAGCGCAGCGACGCTGACATCGGCCGCTGCAACGGCAAGCCCTGCCTCCGCGCACAGATCGAAGACGGTGCGGCGGGTGATGCCTGGCAGCACGCCGACAGCCG is part of the Mesorhizobium sp. L-2-11 genome and harbors:
- a CDS encoding winged helix-turn-helix transcriptional regulator, whose translation is MRTYGQYCPIARGAEIFAERWTPLIIRNLHLGCGNFSEILEGAPGLSRTLLSERLKQLEWVGVVESNPKPDGRGRHYELTSAGHDLFTVCQSLGEWGAHWLEIAPQHLDPFVALWSMCKALRRDRLPDRRVVIRFDFTGRPHRERYWLLIELGDTEICKTYPGFDEDLYITAEAEAFVKWHAGRLSWSQATREDRIQLDGDLSLARAFPTWNARSKFAHIMPVSRTATSHAG